The following coding sequences lie in one Arabidopsis thaliana chromosome 3, partial sequence genomic window:
- the RGD3 gene encoding ROOT GROWTH DEFECTIVE 3 (ROOT GROWTH DEFECTIVE 3 (RGD3); FUNCTIONS IN: helicase activity, binding, DNA binding, nucleic acid binding, ATP binding; EXPRESSED IN: 23 plant structures; EXPRESSED DURING: 14 growth stages; CONTAINS InterPro DOMAIN/s: Armadillo-like helical (InterPro:IPR011989), DEAD-like helicase, N-terminal (InterPro:IPR014001), Armadillo-type fold (InterPro:IPR016024), DNA/RNA helicase, C-terminal (InterPro:IPR001650), Helicase, superfamily 1/2, ATP-binding domain (InterPro:IPR014021), SNF2-related (InterPro:IPR000330); BEST Arabidopsis thaliana protein match is: Homeotic gene regulator (TAIR:AT3G06010.1).), with product MAQQQSSRLNRLLTLLDTGSTQATRLTAAKQIGDIAKSHPQDLSSLLRKVLHHLRSKKWDTRVAAAHAIGAIVLNVKHPSLSELLNSLATKLGEAGISDNVDEVVAFRNLQSKILANAPFRSFEMNKVLEFGALLASGGQAFITKNILCQLQPVKLFPTVSLFDLKKFYGLEYDILNDNSKNPRDRVARQKKNLRRRLGLDMCEQFMDVNEMIRDEDLIEQKSNVPANGVGNRLYANCSPHHIQQFVSRMVPRVNSRRPSARELNLLKRKAKISSKDQAKGSCEVADVEMSSSHVASTSKRILSDSLDSSKADIGNEDDIEPDGDGKWPFHSFVEQLILDMFDPAWEIRHGSVMALREILMLHGGSAGVSTEEFSSDNGFELKDVLNKVTREREIDLNMQVSENELEPLRKRPKIEDPSKSFIDNTVLEVIGGDYDINVKDEDAEFLLPPVKVNGQTDCSSTKLEPQSSMDDSTSHSEINHVAEVNNHFEDKSFIEEPVIPKQQEENLEVLDLVKQARHSWIKNFEFLQDCTIRFLCVLSLDRFGDYISDQVVAPVREACAQALGATFKYMNPSLIYETLNILLQMQRRPEWEIRHGSLLGIKYLVAVRQEMLQDLLGYILPACKAGLEDSDDDVRAVAADALIPAAAAIVSLRGQTLLSIVMLLWDILLELDDLSPSTSSIMNLLAEIYSQDDMTLVMHEELSLGEEQNIELNEMGHIESIGERRDVKESPYALSGLAPRLWPFTRHDITSVRFSAIRTLERLLEAGCRKNISGQSKSSFWPSSILGDTLRIVFQNLLLESTEEILECSERVWRLLVQCPVDDLEDTAKFYMASWIELAATPYGSTLDATKMFWPVAPPRKSHFKAAAKMKAVKLENEASSILGFDYARSSASLEKQEDASARSTKIIVGSDMEMSVTRTRVVTASALGIFASRLREGSMQFVVDPLSSTLTSMSGVQRQVGSIVLISWFRETKCKAPSDGSGSLPGFPSPLKKWLLDLLACADPAFPTKDIFLPYAELSRTYTKMRNEASQLLHTVETCHCFDKLLSTNKLNVESVTADETIDFASTLDLWNKESAGNESLEKQVFEDVESSRQQLLSTAGYLKCVQSNLHITVTSLVAAAVVWMSEFPARLNPIILPLMASIKREQEQILQQIAAEALAELIAYCVDRKPSPNDKLIKNICSLTCMDPSETPQASIISSMDIVDDMDFLSSRSNTGKQKAKVVLASGEDRSKVEGFITRRGSELALKHLSLKFGGSLFDKLPKLWECLTEVLVPEIPSDQQKIDLKIESISDPQVLINNIQVVRSIAPVMEETLKPRLLSLLPCIFKCVRHSHVAVRLAASRCVMTMAKSMTTDVMAAVVESAIPMLGDLTCISGRQGAGMLIGLLVQGLGVELVPYSPLLVVPLLRCMSDVDSSVRQSVTRSFAALVPMLPLARGVPPPVGLSKDLSSNAEDAKFLEQLLDNSHIDDYKLCTELKVQLRRYQQEGINWLGFLKRFKLHGILCDDMGLGKTLQASAIVASDAAERRGSTDELDVFPSIIVCPSTLVGHWAFEIEKYIDLSLLSVLQYVGSAQDRVSLREQFNNHNVIITSYDVVRKDVDYLTQFSWNYCILDEGHIIKNAKSKITAAVKQLKAQHRLILSGTPIQNNIMELWSLFDFLMPGFLGTERQFQASYGKPLLAARDPKCSAKDAEAGVLAMEALHKQVMPFLLRRTKEEVLSDLPEKIIQDRYCDLSPVQLKLYEQFSGSSAKQEISSIIKVDGSADSGNADVAPTKASTHVFQALQYLLKLCSHPLLVLGDKVTEPVASDLAAMINGCSDIITELHKVQHSPKLVALQEILEECGIGSDASSSDGTLSVGQHRVLIFAQHKALLDIIEKDLFQAHMKSVTYMRLDGSVVPEKRFEIVKAFNSDPTIDVLLLTTHVGGLGLNLTSADTLVFMEHDWNPMRDHQAMDRAHRLGQKRVVNVHRLIMRGTLEEKVMSLQKFKVSVANTVINAENASMKTMNTDQLLDLFASAETSKKGGGSSKKGSEDNDQIAGTGKGMKAILGNLEELWDQSQYTEEYNLSQFLTKLNGGENEKREVDDIGVVSFGNTTGLMFVTAEVVFVVDSESCKYAFNQLFLFCFSFF from the exons ATGGCACAGCAACAATCTTCCCGACTCAATCGTCTCCTTACTTTGTTGGACA CTGGTTCAACACAAGCTACTCGGCTAACTGCAGCCAAGCAGATCGGGGATATTGCAAAGTCTCATCCTCAGGACTTGAGCTCTCTTTTGAGAAAG GTTTTGCATCACCTCCGTAGTAAAAAGTGGGATACGAGGGTTGCTGCTGCTCATGCCATTGGTGCCATTGTTCTGAATGTCAAACATCCTTCATTGAGTGAACTGTTAAATTCTTTAGCAACGAAGTTGGGTGAGGCAGGGATATCTGATAATGTAGATGAAGTGGTGGCTTTCCGCAATCTTCAGTCAAAGATTCTGGCAAATGCGCCCTTTAGAAG CTTTGAGATGAATAAGGTTTTAGAGTTTGGCGCTTTGTTGGCTTCTGGTGGGCAG GCTTTTATCACCAAAAATATCCTTTGTCAGCTGCAACCTGTAAAATTGTTTCCTACAGTTTCATTATTTGACCTTAAGAAATTTTATGGCTTG GAGTACGACATTTTGAATGACAATTCCAAGAATCCAAGGGATCGAGTGGCTCGTCAGAAAAAGAATCTCCGACGACGTCTAG GTTTGGACATGTGCGAGCAGTTCATGGATGTCAATGAAATGATTAGAGATGAGGATCTTATTGAGCAGAAGTCCAATGTTCCTGCCAATGGGGTTGGGAACAGATTATACGCAAACTGTTCTCCACATCATATCCAGCAATTCGTTTCAAGAATGGTTCCCCGCGTCAATTCTAGGAGGCCAAGCGCAAGGGAATTGAATTTACTGAAACGAAAAGCAAAAATAAGCTCTAAAGATCAAGCTAAAGGTAGCTGCGAAGTAGCAGATGTTGAGATGTCATCGTCTCATGTTGCCTCAACCTCAAAAAGAATATTGTCCGACTCATTGGACTCGAGCAAG GCGGACATTGGTAATGAGGATGATATCGAGCCTGATGGGGATGGAAAATGGCCTTTCCATAGTTTTGTTGAGCAACTTATTCTTGACATGTTTGACCCTG CATGGGAGATCCGCCATGGAAGTGTAATGGCTCTCAGAGAAATATTAATGCTTCATGGTGGTTCTGCTGGAGTGTCAACAGAAGAGTTTAGTTCAGATAATGGGTTTGAGTTGAAAGACGTCTTGAATAAAGTAACACGAGAAAGAGAAATCGACTTGAATATGCAGGTTTCAGAAAATGAGCTGGAGCCACTTCGGAAAAGACCTAAGATTGAAGATCcatcaaaatcttttattgATAACACTGTTTTAGAAGTTATTGGGGGTGACTATGATATTAATGTTAAAGATGAAGATGCTGAGTTTTTGCTGCCACCAGTGAAGGTCAATGGTCAAACTGACTGTAGTTCTACGAAACTGGAACCTCAATCTTCTATGGATGACTCGACATCTCACTCTGAAATAAACCATGTGGCAGAGGTTAACAATCATTTTGAAGATAAGAGTTTTATTGAGGAGCCAGTTATACCTAAGCAACAGGAAGAAAATCTCGAAGTGTTGGATTTGGTCAAACAAGCTAGGCATTCTTGGataaaaaattttgaatttctccAGGATTGCACCATTCGCTTCTTATGTGTGCTTTCACTTGACCG ATTTGGGGATTATATTTCTGATCAGGTAGTTGCTCCTGTGCGGGAAGCTTGTGCCCAAGCACTTGGTGCTACTTTCAAATACATGAATCCCTCGTTGATTTATGAGACATTAAATATCTTGCTTCAGATGcag CGCCGGCCTGAATGGGAAATTCGTCATGGAAGTCTTTTAGGCATCAAGTACTTGGTTGCTGTGCGACAG GAAATGCTCCAAGATTTGCTTGGCTATATTCTTCCGGCGTGTAAAGCAGGGTTGGAGGATTCTGACGATGATGTGCGAGCAGTTGCCGCTGATGCTCTTATACCGGCAGCAGCTGCTATTGTCTCTTTGAGAGGACAGACATTACTTTCCATTGTCATGCTACTGTGGGATATCTTACTTGAGTTGGATGACTTAAGTCCATCAACAAGCAG TATTATGAACCTCCTGGCAGAAATTTATTCTCAAGATGACATGACCCTAGTGATGCATGAGGAATTATCACTGGGGGAGGAACAAAATATTGAACTCAATGAAATGGGTCATATCGAGAGtattggagaaagaagagatgtAAAGGAAAGCCCTTATGCATTATCAGGTTTGGCCCCTAGGTTGTGGCCATTCACGAGGCATGACATAACATCAGTTCGATTTTCTGCTATTCGAACTCTG GAACGACTTCTTGAAGCTGGATGCAGAAAAAACATTTCTGGGCAGTCTAAAAGTTCTTTTTGGCCATCTTCTATTTTAGGGGACACCCTGAGAATCGtctttcaaaatcttttgcTTGAATCAACTGAGGAGATTCTGGAGTGTTCAGAGAGAGTGTGGAGACTATTGGTTCAG tgCCCAGTGGATGATCTAGAAGACACGGCAAAATTCTATATGGCTTCGTGGATAGAACTTGCAGCTACTCCTTATGGCTCCACATTGGATGctacaaaaatgttttggcCAGTAGCTCCCCCTCGTAAGAGTCATTTCAAAGCTGCTGCTAAGATGAAAGCTGTCAAACTTGAGAACGAAGCTTCTAGCATTCTGGGATTTGATTATGCAAGAAGTTCTGCTTCCCTTGAAAAACAGGAAGATGCTTCTGCCAGGTCCACTAAAATTATTGTCGGCTCTGATATGGAGATGTCAGTGACCCGTACCCGGGTAGTTACAGCATCTGCATTAGGTATCTTTGCATCCCGGTTGCGAGAGGGTTCAATGCAGTTTGTGGTAGATCCACTGAGTAGTACTCTTACTTCTATGTCCGGTGTTCAGCGCCAG GTTGGGTCCATTGTGCTCATCTCTTGGTTCAGAGAAACTAAATGCAAGGCCCCTTCTGATGGAAGTGGAAGTTTGCCTGGTTTCCCTAGTCCTCTGAAAAAATGGCTGCTAGATTTGTTAGCTTGCGCAGACCCTGCTTTCCCTACTAAAGACATATTTCTTCCTTATGCTGAACTCTCAAGAACATACACTAAAATGAGGAATGAAGCTTCTCAGTTGTTGCATACAGTTGAAACCTGCCATTGTTTTGATAAGTTATTATCAACGAATAAACTCAATGTGGAGAGCGTGACTGCTGATGAGACAATTGACTTTGCATCAACACTAGATTTGTGGAACAAAGAAAGTGCTGGAAATGAATCCTTAGAAAAGCAAGTTTTTGAAGACGTGGAGTCATCTAGGCAACAGCTATTAAGTACTGCTGGTTATTTAAAGTGTGTCCAG AGTAATCTACATATCACAGTCACCTCCCTGGTCGCTGCTGCAGTTGTTTGGATGTCAGAATTTCCTGCTAGACTTAATCCAATAATCTTGCCGCTGATGGCTTCGATTAAAAGAGAGCAG GAACAAATACTACAACAAATAGCTGCTGAGGCTCTTGCAGAGCTCATTGCATACTGCGTAGATCGGAAGCCAAGCCCCAATGACAAGTTAATCAAGAATATCTGTAGCTTGACGTGCATGGATCCTAGCGAAACACCTCAAGCTAGCATCATTAGCTCTATGGATATCGTTGATGATATGGATTTTCTGTCCTCACGGAGTAACacaggaaaacaaaaagcaaaagtcGTGTTGGCTAGTGGCGAAGATAGGTCTAAAGTTGAGGGTTTTATCACGAGAAGAGGATCTGAACTCGCGTTGAAGCATTTAAGCTTGAAATTTGGTGGTTCCTTGTTTGACAAACTCCCAAAATTATGGGAGTGCCTCACTGAGGTTCTTGTTCCTGAAATTCCTTCAGATCAACAGAAGATTGACCTTAAAATAGAATCTATTTCGGATCCACAGGTCTTAATAAACAACATCCAG GTGGTACGTTCAATAGCACCAGTGATGGAAGAAACACTGAAACCTAGACTGCTCAGTCTTCTGCCTTGTATTTTCAAATGTGTTCGCCATTCCCATGTGGCTGTTAGATTGGCTGCTTCTAGATGTGTTATGACAATGGCTAAATCAATGACAACAGATGTCATGGCAGCAGTAGTGGAAAGTGCTATTCCAATGTTGGGAGATTTAACATGCATTAGTGGTAGACAAGGCGCAGGAATGCTTATTGGTTTGCTTGTGCAAGGGCTGGGTGTTGAACTGGTTCCATATTCTCCTCTATTGGTTGTTCCTCTCCTGAGATGCATGAGCGATGTTGACAGTTCAGTCAGGCAGAGCGTAACACGTAGCTTTGCTGCCCTTGTACCTATGCTTCCATTAGCACGTGGTGTTCCCCCTCCCGTCGGGTTGAGCAAAGATCTATCTAGCAATGCAGAGGATGCAAAATTTTTGGAGCAGCTTCTTGACAACTCCCATATCGATGATTACAAGCTTTGCACTGAGCTAAAAGTTCAATTAAGAAG GTATCAACAAGAAGGAATCAATTGGTTAGGATTCCTAAAGCGTTTTAAGCTCCATGGAATTCTCTGCGATGATATGGGGCTTGGTAAGACTCTTCAAGCATCTGCAATTGTGGCATCCGATGCAGCAGAGCGTCGTGGTTCAACAGATGAACTGGATGTTTTTCCATCTATAATTGTTTGCCCTTCAACATTAGTTGGTCATTGGGCATTTGAAATTGAGAAGTATATCGACCTTTCTCTGCTAAGCGTGTTGCAATATGTTGGCTCTGCTCAAGACCGCGTTTCTCTCCGTGAACAGTTCAACAACCATAATGTCATTATAACATCTTATGATGTGGTCCGCAAGGATGTTGATTATCTGACGCAATTTTCATGGAACTACTGTATCCTGGATGAGGGGCACATAATTAAGAATGCTAAATCTAAAATTACTGCAGCAGTCAAACAATTGAAGGCCCAGCACCGGCTTATCCTTAGTGGAACACCAATACAG AATAATATCATGGAGCTGTGGTCCCTTTTTGACTTCTTGATGCCTGGATTTCTTGGGACAGAGAGACAG TTTCAAGCATCTTATGGAAAACCATTGCTGGCAGCTAGAGATCCTAAATGCTCTGCTAAGGATGCTGAAGCGGGTGTACTGGCAATGGAAGCACTCCATAAGCAG GTTATGCCATTCTTACTCAGACGTACGAAAGAGGAAGTCCTCTCTGATTTGCCAGAAAAAATCATTCAGGACAGATATTGTGACCTTAGTCCTGTCCAGTTGAAGCTTTATGAGCAATTTTCTGGTTCAAGTGCTAAGCAAGAAATATCTAGTATCATAAAAGTTGATGGGTCAGCAGATTCCGGAAATGCAGATGTTGCGCCAACAAAAGCATCCACACACGTTTTCCAG GCACTACAGTACCTGCTTAAACTCTGCAGTCATCCGCTTCTTGTTCTAGGCGATAAGGTCACAGAGCCGGTGGCTTCTGATTTGGCAGCAATGATAAATGGATGTTCGGACATTATCACTGAGCTTCATAAAGTTCAACACTCTCCAAAGCTTGTAGCTCTTCAGGAAATTTTAGAAGAATGTGGAATAGGTTCTGATGCTTCTAGTTCAGATGGCACTCTTAGTGTAGGCCAGCACAGAGTTCTGATATTTGCACAGCACAAA GCTTTGCTGGATATCATTGAAAAGGACTTGTTTCAAGCCCACATGAAAAG TGTCACATATATGCGACTAGATGGTTCAGTTGTACCGGAGAAAAGGTTTGAGATTGTGAAAGCCTTTAATTCAGATCCTACAATTGATGTTCTGCTCCTGACAACACATG TTGGTGGGCTTGGGTTGAACCTGACCTCTGCTGATACACTTGTATTTATGGAGCATGATTGGAACCCAATGCGTGATCATCAG GCGATGGACAGAGCGCATAGATTGGGACAGAAGAGAGTTGTAAATGTACACCGTCTGATAATGCGTGGCACACTTGAAGAGAAAGTGATGAGTCTCCAAAAATTCAAAGTGTCGGTTGCCAATACGGTAATCAATGCTGAGAATGCGAGTATGAAGACAATGAACACTGATCAGTTGCTTGACTTGTTTGCTTCAGCTGAAACGTCTAAAAAG GGTGGTGGGTCTTCGAAGAAGGGATCAGAGGATAATGATCAGATTGCTGGAACTGGAAAAGGAATGAAGGCAATTCTAGGAAACTTAGAAGAACTGTGGGATCAATCACAGTACACAGAAGAGTACAATCTTAGCCAGTTCTTAACTAAGCTCAACGG agGAGAAAACGAGAAAAGAGAAGTTGATGACATCGGAGTCGTTAGTTTTGGCAATACGACCGGTCTAATGTTTGTGACCGCCGAAGTAGTTTTTGTAGTGGATTCTGAATCGTGTAAATACGCTTTTAACCAGCTTTTCCTCTTCTGTTTCAGCTTTTTTTAG